Proteins from a single region of Akkermansiaceae bacterium:
- the sufB gene encoding Fe-S cluster assembly protein SufB, giving the protein MSQEDLAVLDSETRDAIDIDRTKGDFTFPERNKFDAGRGLTEKTVDYICDVKGDPQWLRDFRHRALKVFNDKPMPTNWATKDLENIDFDVIRYYLSDGEKPKRSWDEVPADVLETFERLGIPQQERAFLAGVEAQFDSEAAYSNVKEELTKQGVIFVNSTEGLHKHEEIFRPYFGKVIPTGDNKFSALNSAVFSGGSFIYIPKGVKLKQPLQAYFRINSENFGQFERTLIIADEGAEVMYMEGCTAPKFETSTLHSAVVELVALKGAKIQYVTVQNWSSNVFNLVTKRGLAMEDAEIRWIDCNIGSRLTMKYPGVVMKGKGARGEVISIALANNGQHQDTGAKMIHAADYTTSNVVSKSISVGEGRSTYRGQVHIPKHLKGCKNNTECDALLINTNSRTDTYPAITVKGNKHSTQHEASVSQVSEDMLFYLMQRGLNEGQAMSLAVNGFINDLVREFPMEYSVELKRLIDLEMEGSVG; this is encoded by the coding sequence ATGTCCCAAGAAGATCTCGCAGTCCTCGATTCCGAAACCCGCGATGCGATCGACATCGACCGCACGAAGGGCGACTTCACGTTCCCGGAGCGCAACAAGTTCGACGCTGGCCGCGGCCTGACGGAGAAGACGGTGGACTACATCTGCGATGTGAAGGGCGACCCGCAGTGGCTGCGTGATTTCCGCCACCGCGCGCTGAAGGTTTTCAACGACAAGCCGATGCCCACCAACTGGGCGACGAAGGATCTGGAGAACATCGATTTCGACGTCATCCGCTACTACCTCTCCGACGGTGAGAAGCCGAAGCGCTCATGGGACGAGGTTCCGGCGGACGTTCTGGAGACTTTCGAGCGTCTCGGTATTCCGCAGCAGGAGCGCGCGTTCCTGGCCGGTGTGGAGGCCCAGTTCGACTCCGAGGCCGCCTACTCCAACGTGAAGGAGGAGCTGACCAAGCAGGGCGTCATCTTCGTGAACTCCACCGAAGGCCTCCACAAGCATGAGGAGATCTTCCGCCCCTACTTCGGCAAGGTCATCCCGACCGGTGACAACAAGTTCTCCGCGCTCAACAGCGCCGTGTTTTCCGGTGGTTCGTTCATTTACATTCCGAAGGGTGTGAAGCTGAAGCAGCCGCTGCAGGCTTACTTCCGCATCAACTCGGAAAACTTCGGCCAGTTCGAGCGCACGCTCATCATCGCGGACGAAGGCGCCGAGGTGATGTACATGGAAGGCTGCACCGCACCGAAGTTCGAGACCTCCACGCTGCACTCCGCCGTGGTGGAGCTGGTGGCGCTGAAGGGCGCGAAGATCCAGTACGTGACCGTCCAGAACTGGTCCTCCAACGTGTTCAACCTGGTGACCAAGCGCGGTCTGGCCATGGAGGACGCTGAGATCCGCTGGATCGATTGCAACATCGGCTCCCGCCTGACGATGAAGTATCCGGGCGTGGTGATGAAGGGCAAGGGTGCACGCGGCGAGGTCATCTCCATCGCGCTGGCGAACAACGGCCAGCATCAGGACACCGGCGCGAAGATGATCCACGCGGCGGACTACACGACCTCCAACGTGGTTTCCAAGTCGATCTCCGTCGGCGAAGGCCGCTCCACCTACCGTGGCCAGGTCCACATCCCGAAGCATCTCAAGGGCTGCAAGAACAACACCGAGTGCGACGCGCTGCTGATCAACACCAACAGCCGCACGGATACCTACCCGGCCATCACGGTGAAGGGCAACAAGCACTCCACCCAGCACGAGGCGTCCGTCTCCCAGGTATCGGAGGACATGCTGTTCTACCTCATGCAGCGCGGCCTCAACGAAGGCCAGGCGATGTCGCTGGCGGTGAACGGTTTCATCAACGACCTCGTCCGCGAGTTCCCGATGGAATACTCCGTCGAGCTCAAGCGCCTCATCGACCTCGAGATGGAAGGCTCCGTCGGCTGA
- a CDS encoding YafY family transcriptional regulator, with protein sequence MNRIDRLTGMILLLQSHRVITAEKIAAHFEISVRTVYRDLAALGEAGVPIIGEAGMGYSLMRGYHVPPVMFTENEAAALFLSGEVTDQIADESLRGALRDALLKIRAVLPAEKRDYVNRLSRSVRVWLPVPSSGEEERQSLMPLQHAVVRKQCVALTYDAGRRGLVTDRIVEPLGVVFYGRQWHLIAHCRLRGAVRDFRLDRMDGWQVLEQRFHGHDDFSMKDFLAEQIRAHEIIPMAIRFRQEVMERVRTECYSASLTECPLQDGWVRVEGLTSCTKWMASWVMGFGLDAEVEEPAELREEIRSLAGQMAERYRAAEIFSAC encoded by the coding sequence ATGAACCGCATCGACCGTCTCACGGGGATGATCCTCCTGCTGCAGAGCCACCGTGTCATCACGGCGGAGAAGATCGCGGCGCACTTCGAGATCAGCGTGCGGACGGTCTACCGTGACCTGGCGGCGCTGGGGGAGGCGGGAGTGCCCATCATAGGCGAGGCGGGCATGGGTTACTCGCTCATGCGCGGCTACCATGTGCCGCCGGTCATGTTCACGGAAAACGAGGCGGCTGCCCTTTTCCTAAGCGGGGAGGTCACGGATCAGATCGCGGATGAATCGCTTCGCGGTGCCCTGCGGGATGCGCTGCTGAAGATCCGCGCGGTGCTCCCGGCGGAGAAGCGTGACTATGTGAACCGGCTTTCACGCTCCGTCCGGGTGTGGCTGCCGGTGCCTTCCTCAGGCGAGGAGGAACGGCAATCGCTGATGCCGCTGCAGCATGCGGTGGTGCGGAAACAGTGCGTGGCGCTGACGTATGACGCCGGGAGACGCGGGTTGGTCACGGACCGGATCGTGGAGCCGCTGGGGGTCGTGTTCTACGGCAGGCAGTGGCACCTCATCGCCCACTGCCGACTGCGGGGAGCGGTGCGGGATTTCCGCCTGGACCGGATGGACGGCTGGCAGGTGCTGGAGCAGCGCTTCCATGGCCATGATGATTTCTCGATGAAGGACTTCCTGGCGGAACAGATCCGTGCGCACGAGATCATCCCCATGGCCATCCGGTTCCGGCAGGAGGTGATGGAACGCGTGCGGACGGAGTGTTATTCCGCCTCCCTCACAGAATGCCCGCTGCAAGATGGTTGGGTGCGGGTGGAGGGACTGACCTCCTGCACGAAGTGGATGGCGTCCTGGGTGATGGGCTTCGGCCTGGATGCGGAGGTGGAGGAACCCGCGGAACTGCGGGAGGAAATCCGCTCGCTGGCAGGGCAGATGGCGGAGAGATACCGGGCCGCGGAAATTTTTTCAGCCTGCTGA
- the sufC gene encoding Fe-S cluster assembly ATPase SufC: MSLHIQDLHATLEDGTEILKGVTLEIPKGEVHAIMGPNGSGKSTLSKVIAGHEGYVVTSGSVTLDGEEILEKSIDERSRDGIFLAFQYPSEVPGVSNANFIRAALQARLPKGEELDAVAYYKHLYSKMDLLEMDRKFTARAVNEGFSGGEKKRNEILQLIMLDPKYAILDETDSGLDIDALKIVAKGVNSMRSPDRGFLLITHYQRLLDYIKPDHVHVMAEGRIVRSGGPELALELEKDGYEFLKEPALA, translated from the coding sequence ATGAGCCTCCACATCCAAGACCTGCACGCCACGCTCGAAGACGGCACCGAAATCCTCAAGGGCGTCACCCTCGAAATCCCGAAAGGTGAAGTCCATGCCATCATGGGACCGAACGGATCGGGCAAGTCCACGCTTTCCAAGGTGATCGCCGGCCATGAGGGCTACGTCGTCACCTCCGGTTCCGTGACGCTCGACGGTGAGGAGATCCTGGAAAAGTCCATCGACGAGCGTTCCCGCGACGGGATCTTCCTCGCCTTCCAGTATCCGTCCGAAGTCCCCGGCGTCTCCAACGCCAACTTCATCCGCGCCGCGCTGCAGGCCCGCCTGCCGAAGGGCGAGGAACTGGACGCCGTGGCCTACTACAAGCACCTCTACTCCAAGATGGACCTGCTGGAGATGGACCGGAAATTCACCGCCCGCGCCGTGAACGAAGGCTTCTCCGGTGGTGAGAAGAAGCGCAACGAGATCCTCCAGCTCATCATGCTGGATCCGAAATACGCGATCCTCGACGAGACGGACTCCGGCCTCGACATCGACGCCCTCAAGATCGTCGCCAAGGGCGTGAACTCCATGCGCTCCCCGGACCGCGGCTTCCTCCTCATCACCCACTACCAGCGCCTGCTCGACTACATCAAGCCGGACCACGTCCACGTGATGGCCGAAGGCCGCATCGTCCGCTCCGGCGGTCCCGAGCTGGCGCTCGAACTTGAGAAAGACGGCTACGAATTCCTCAAGGAACCTGCCCTCGCCTGA
- a CDS encoding Fic family protein, producing the protein MATPGQLTEKLSRLQALRPLEPAAVRALEEKVVAAFELEVIATSNQIEGNSLTIRETEMVLSKGVTIAGKPLKDHLEAVNLAAAFGYLKGLVRSQEPITGRLVRELHQMVLSRIDEDWAGVYRTVPVRIAGAKHQPPAFLEIPGLMDDWERQIAGSADLHPALLAADVHERLVTIHPFVDGNGRTARLLMNLVFLRASYPAVVIPSDSASRIAYYDALEATQTGSDPEAFRNFVVHAADVMLDRYLETLDPAKL; encoded by the coding sequence ATGGCAACGCCCGGCCAACTCACGGAAAAACTGTCCCGCCTCCAGGCCCTCCGGCCGCTGGAGCCTGCGGCGGTGCGTGCGTTGGAAGAAAAGGTCGTCGCCGCATTCGAACTGGAGGTCATCGCCACCAGCAACCAGATCGAGGGAAACTCCCTCACCATCCGCGAAACCGAAATGGTGCTGTCCAAGGGCGTCACCATCGCGGGCAAGCCACTGAAGGACCACCTGGAGGCGGTCAATCTGGCGGCGGCGTTCGGTTACCTGAAAGGCTTGGTCCGTTCGCAGGAGCCGATTACCGGCCGTCTGGTGCGTGAACTCCACCAGATGGTGCTCAGCCGGATCGATGAAGATTGGGCCGGTGTTTATCGCACCGTCCCCGTCCGCATCGCCGGAGCGAAACACCAGCCTCCCGCCTTTCTGGAGATCCCCGGCCTGATGGATGACTGGGAGCGGCAGATCGCCGGTTCCGCGGATCTCCATCCGGCGCTTCTCGCGGCGGATGTCCATGAGAGGCTGGTGACCATCCATCCTTTCGTCGATGGCAACGGACGCACCGCCCGCCTGCTGATGAACCTGGTGTTCCTCCGTGCCAGCTATCCGGCTGTGGTCATCCCTTCGGACTCCGCGTCGCGGATCGCCTACTACGATGCGCTGGAAGCGACCCAGACGGGGAGCGATCCGGAGGCATTCCGGAACTTCGTCGTCCATGCTGCCGACGTGATGCTCGACCGTTATCTGGAAACCCTGGATCCGGCCAAACTCTGA
- a CDS encoding SufD family Fe-S cluster assembly protein has protein sequence MSTTLAPAPQTSASFPAWFADRQKAAWERYLATRAPKRGDEPWRFANLKQLDFTGFERAGKVESAELVAKSTGLEAPAAKLVFVNDELVSSESPGLPEGVVCLPLAQALVSHGDLVQEHFMKQETRLGSAKFAALHEASLTNGLFVHVPDNVEVAGTIEVHHWISGKNVVVYPHTLIVTGKHAKVRVVDMFRSADDAEPGVVIAFNDLRTSAGSKLDYVALQALNEQTRMIQINETGTAKDASTIGLIVNTGASWVRNESLSRLEGPGARSEMLSVSIPSHEQEYDQRTFQHHASDHAYSDLLYKNSLYDRTRTVFSGLIFVDEGAHYTDAYQTCRNLLMSDDAEANSMPGLEINADQVKCSHGSTSAQISDEEIFYLRARGIDPVNARQLIARGFSVEVVERLKDDATEELVLRFIDDKFAKIAAAV, from the coding sequence ATGTCCACTACGCTCGCTCCGGCGCCACAGACTTCCGCCTCATTCCCCGCATGGTTCGCCGACCGCCAGAAGGCGGCATGGGAACGCTACCTGGCCACCCGCGCGCCGAAGCGCGGTGACGAGCCATGGCGTTTCGCGAACCTCAAGCAGCTCGACTTCACCGGCTTCGAACGCGCCGGAAAAGTAGAGTCCGCGGAGTTGGTCGCGAAATCCACCGGTCTGGAGGCCCCGGCGGCGAAGCTGGTGTTCGTGAATGATGAGCTGGTCAGCTCCGAGTCCCCCGGTCTGCCGGAGGGCGTCGTCTGCCTCCCGCTCGCGCAGGCGCTCGTCTCGCACGGCGACCTGGTGCAGGAACATTTCATGAAGCAGGAAACGCGTCTCGGCTCCGCCAAGTTCGCCGCCCTGCACGAGGCATCCCTGACCAACGGCCTGTTCGTCCATGTGCCGGACAATGTCGAGGTGGCCGGCACCATCGAGGTGCACCACTGGATTTCCGGAAAGAACGTCGTCGTCTATCCGCACACCCTCATCGTCACCGGCAAGCACGCCAAGGTGCGCGTGGTCGATATGTTCCGCTCCGCGGATGACGCGGAGCCGGGCGTGGTGATCGCCTTCAACGACCTGCGCACCTCCGCCGGATCGAAGCTCGACTACGTCGCCCTGCAGGCGCTCAACGAGCAGACCCGCATGATCCAGATCAACGAGACCGGCACGGCGAAGGACGCGTCCACCATCGGCCTGATCGTGAACACCGGCGCGTCATGGGTGCGGAACGAATCGCTCTCCCGCCTCGAAGGCCCGGGCGCACGGTCCGAAATGCTCTCCGTCTCGATCCCCTCCCACGAACAGGAATACGACCAGCGCACGTTCCAGCACCACGCTTCGGACCACGCCTACTCGGACCTGCTCTACAAGAACTCCCTCTACGACCGCACCCGCACGGTGTTCTCCGGTCTCATCTTCGTCGATGAGGGCGCGCACTACACGGACGCCTACCAGACCTGCCGCAACCTGCTCATGAGCGATGACGCGGAAGCCAACTCCATGCCCGGTTTGGAAATCAACGCGGACCAGGTGAAGTGCTCCCACGGCAGCACCTCCGCCCAGATCAGCGATGAGGAGATCTTCTACCTCCGCGCCCGCGGCATCGACCCGGTGAACGCCCGCCAGCTCATCGCCCGCGGATTCTCCGTGGAAGTGGTGGAACGCCTGAAGGATGACGCGACGGAAGAACTGGTGCTGCGCTTCATCGACGACAAGTTCGCGAAGATCGCCGCGGCGGTGTGA
- a CDS encoding VOC family protein: MKSNAVNWFEIMVADFDRAKTFYETILGAPMEVTDCGCKMALFPAEYDKGVGGCITLMDGCKPGEGGTLVYLNAEGDLDAILSRIPGAGGEVIKPRTAIPPHGFMGLFKDTEGNAVGLHSMI, encoded by the coding sequence ATGAAAAGCAACGCAGTGAACTGGTTTGAGATCATGGTGGCCGACTTCGATCGCGCGAAGACCTTTTACGAAACAATCCTCGGCGCGCCGATGGAGGTGACCGATTGCGGCTGCAAGATGGCGCTCTTCCCCGCGGAGTATGACAAGGGCGTGGGCGGTTGCATCACGCTCATGGACGGCTGCAAGCCCGGCGAGGGAGGCACGCTGGTCTATTTGAATGCCGAAGGTGATCTCGATGCCATCCTGTCCCGGATCCCGGGCGCGGGCGGCGAGGTGATCAAGCCGCGCACCGCCATCCCACCACACGGCTTCATGGGTCTGTTCAAGGACACCGAGGGCAACGCGGTGGGCCTGCACAGCATGATCTGA